A region from the Lolium perenne isolate Kyuss_39 chromosome 4, Kyuss_2.0, whole genome shotgun sequence genome encodes:
- the LOC127293725 gene encoding transcription factor PIF1, translated as MNQFVPDWGNMGDASRPLGEDDDLMELLWCNGHVVMQSQGHRKLPPRPEKPAPAPPVQEDDPGLWFPFALADSLDKDIFSDLFCDVPPPGAADKASREVDCKPSELMPPPKSTHVSGSQRQQSMSMSLADNAGELSDLVQARAGKAAAVDEGASSTLSAIGASFCGSNQVQVQRGAASEQGRAGTTAYGGGSAMPSAMGSGNANAIGRGHEATAASSSGRSNYYCFGGATTTTTTTTTTTGTEPTSTSNLSSKRKRGLDTDYSTESPSEDAESESAALERKPPQKLATVRRSRAAEVHNLSERRRRDRINEKMRALQELIPHCNKTDKASMLDEAIEYLKTLQMQVQMMWMGGGMAAPPVMFPGMHQYLPQMGARMPFMPPQRVVPGAQPGHRMPEHYAHFLGAVNHLQPPLTSHHHHQHYAQGLGYYPLGAKAMQQNPALNHGPNGSGGAMPAANATHPNKR; from the exons ATGAACCAATTCGTGCCTGATTGGGGGAACATGGGAGACGCCTCCAGGCCACTCGG GGAGGACGATGACCTCATGGAGCTGCTCTGGTGCAACGGCCACGTCGTCATGCAGAGCCAGGGCCACAGGAAGCTGCCGCCGAGGCCCGAGAAGCCTGCGCCTGCGCCGCCGGTGCAGGAAGACGATCCTGGTCTGTGGTTCCCGTTCGCGCTCGCCGACTCGCTGGACAAGGACATCTTCTCGGACCTCTTCTGCGACGTACCACCACCGGGGGCGGCCGACAAGGCGAGCAGGGAAGTGGACTGCAAGCCGAGCGAGCTGATGCCGCCGCCCAAGTCCACGCACGTGTCCGGCTCCCAGAGGCAGCAGTCGATGAGCATGAGCCTGGCGGACAACGCCGGCGAGCTGTCGGACCTCGTGCAGGCCCGGGCCgggaaggcggcggcggtggatgaGGGCGCCTCGTCGACGCTGAGCGCGATCGGGGCGAGCTTCTGCGGGAGCAACCAGGTGCAGGTGCAGCGTGGCGCGGCGAGCGAGCAGGGCCGCGCCGGCACCACCGCCTACGGCGGCGGCAGCGCCATGCCGTCGGCGATGGGGAGCGGAAATGCAAACGCCATAGGCCGGGGCCACGAggccaccgccgcctcctcgTCGGGGCGGTCCAACTACTACTGCTTCGGCGGCGCCACAACCACGACAACCACGACGACGACCACCACCGGCACCGAGCCGACGAGCACCAGCAACCTGAGCAGCAAGCGCAAGCGCGGGCTCGACACAGACTACTCCACCGAGAGCCCCAGCGAG GACGCCGAGTCGGAGTCGGCCGCCCTTGAgcgcaagccgccgcagaagctcgCGACGGTGCGGCGGAGCCGCGCTGccgaagtgcacaacctctccgaGCGG AGGAGACGAGACAGGATCAACGAGAAGATGCGAGCCCTGCAGGAGCTCATACCCCACTGCAACAAG ACTGACAAGGCGTCGATGCTGGACGAGGCGATCGAGTACCTGAAGACGCTGCAGATGCAGGTGCAGATGATGTGGATGGGCGGCGGGATGGCGGCGCCGCCGGTGATGTTCCCGGGCATGCACCAGTACCTCCCCCAAATGGGGGCGCGGATGCCCTTCATGCCGCCGCAGCGGGTGGTGCCCGGCGCGCAGCCGGGCCACCGCATGCCGGAGCACTACGCGCACTTCCTCGGCGCCGTCAACCACCTGCAGCCGCCGCTGAcgtcccaccaccaccaccag CATTACGCGCAGGGGCTGGGCTACTACCCGCTAGGGGCGAAGGCCATGCAGCAGAATCCGGCGCTAAACCACGggccgaacggcagcggtggcgcCATGCCCGCCGCCAACGCGACGCATCCGAACAAAAGATGA
- the LOC139830516 gene encoding uncharacterized protein has translation MLPLFCHSDDEETPTLDVAARTSTSHTLVISEKPVEGEESSPPQQNVDTSTPPSSPRAPSPKRARVEKIVDPAPQLGSSSTLLLDDPMIKELLRIGSQFVGYREYAARAEEKLSEANERVDALAQKLEQSEAARKKAELAASKAKAEVDEAKVKAASVEELQRRLKDAESALDEQKTAQTVREQEIIKRLKSQSRRTLTQTNQDFDLENPVNDPLLDALSLLEFHGREIREGVANASASLSALFPYFFPKKEEPSTFLALAKLFNSSEDLGLKMRQENMKVAVESTVALVADSQQTLDWMKVGDTSQIEHSRWRSLIKAAKPNTKKILAYLGIKPASTPSSSRPEV, from the exons atgctgccactattttgtcacagtgatgatgaagaaacaccaactttagatgtggctgctcgaacgagcacgtcacatactttagttatttcagaaaaaccagttgaaggggaggaatcgtcgcctcctcaacaaaatgttgatacatctactcctccttcgagcccccgtgccccttcaccaaaaagggcacgggttgaaaagattgttgatcctgcccctcagttgggcagttcgtcgactctgctcttagatgat ccaatgatcaaagagcttcttcggatcgggtcccaatttgttgggtaccgtgaatatgccgccagagccgaag aaaaactttcagaggccaacgaacgtgtcgacgcacttgctcaaaaactcgagcaaagtgaggcggctcgcaagaaagctgaacttgctgctagcaaagccaaggccgaggttgatgaagccaaggtgaaagctgctagtgtcgaggagctgcagagaaggctcaaagatgccgaatctgccttagatgagcagaaaactgcacaaactgtgcgtgaacaagagatcatcaagcgtctgaagtcgcaaagtcgacgtacgctga cccaaacaaaccaagattttgatctggagaatcccgtcaatgaccctctccttgatgcactttctcttctggagttccatgggcgcgaaattcgtgaaggcgtggccaatgccagtgcaagtttgtcggcgttgttcccctacttcttcccgaagaaagaggaaccttcgactttccttgcccttgccaagcttttcaattcgtcggaagacctgggattgaagatgcgtcaggagaatatgaaggttgctgtcgagagtactgttgccctggttgctgacagccaacagacgcttgattggatgaaggttggcgacaccagccagatagagcattcgagatggaggtcgctgatcaaggcagccaagcccaacactaagaagatcttggcgtatctggggatcaagccagcttcgactcctagctcctcgaggccggaggtctag